One Strix uralensis isolate ZFMK-TIS-50842 chromosome 9, bStrUra1, whole genome shotgun sequence DNA segment encodes these proteins:
- the PIGZ gene encoding GPI alpha-1,2-mannosyltransferase 4, with the protein MGARRLWALLAALRAGWCLLPQAGYLHPDEFFQSPEVMAGDILNLQVYYPWEFLSSSPCRTVVFPLMTSGVTYWVIKSLQQLDICSSCINSYTLLVSPRLLFTVFSFILDYSVYRLAPFWEADPWKALVLLAGSYVTLVFYTRTFTNTLEGLLFALLMLLVSSRKSDGSLADPTSSPLIGIITTAGFFNRPTFLAFALMPLLYWAGLIVDSQKNIKTVINYFLKLLLCACFTAVVFVTADTFYFTSIGLDNLYSIKKSSLFDVIGQLNEKVIVTPFNFLSYNLNPRNLALHGSHPRVTHFTVNGIMLFGILHILAIGAGFKMLKKYIHQLIRVKSHYRRSSGLLVHSEGNPTLLLFYFVPLAFLSLFSHQEPRFLIPLILPLVLFSTSQNRAAKWKHIIIIFNVLGALLFGCLHQGGLIPCLLHLEQLMHSPESSNQPSHYRLLFAHTYMPPRSLLNIKKRDTHVEVIDMAGSEEETLCQTVEQQVNNFICNDCHVFVIIPGTVRATITKCGVSFKNETLIFPHLSMEDPPQIPFLFSGNWRSQLGLYILQLDRDQQTL; encoded by the exons ATGGGGGCCCGGCGGCTGTGGGCGCTGCTGGCCGCGCTGCGGGCGGGCTGGTGCCTCCTGCCGCAGGCCGGCTACCTGCACCCCGACGAGTTCTTCCAGTCGCCCGAGGTGATGGCAG gAGATATTTTAAACCTACAGGTCTATTATCCTTGGGAGTTCCTTTCCAGCTCTCCTTGCAGAACAGTTGTTTTCCCATTAATGACATCAGGAGTTACCTACTGGGTGATCAAGTCCTTGCAGCAGCTGGACATATGTTCGAGTTGCATCAACAGCTACACCCTTCTTGTATCACCTCGCCTTCTCTTTACAGTCTTTTCTTTCATACTCGACTACAGTGTTTACCGATTAGCTCCTTTCTGGGAAGCGGATCCGTGGAAAGCACTGGTACTTCTTGCCGGATCGTATGTCACTCTGGTGTTTTATACAAGAACGTTTACCAACACACTTGAAGGACTTCTCTTTGCTCTTCTGATGCTATTGGTTTCCTCGAGAAAGTCTGACGGCAGCTTAGCGGACCCTACAAGCAGCCCTCTCATAGGTATTATAACAACTGCGGGGTTTTTCAACAGGCCAACCTTTTTGGCATTTGCTCTAATGCCCCTGCTTTACTGGGCTGGTTTAATTGTTGACTCTCAAAAGAACATTAAAACTGTCATAAACTACTTTTTGAAGCTTCTCCTATGTGCATGTTTTACTGCCGTTGTTTTTGTAACAGCTGACACCTTCTATTTTACCTCCATAGGCTTAGACAACCTCTACAGCATTAAAAAGAGCAGCCTATTTGATGTAATAGGCCAATTAAATGAGAAAGTGATAGTAACGCCTTTCAATTTTCTCAGCTATAATCTTAACCCTCGTAACCTTGCACTGCATGGAAGTCACCCACGAGTTACACATTTTACAGTCAATGGAATAATGCTCTTTGGGATCTTACATATTCTGGCCATTGGTGctggttttaaaatgttgaagaaatATATCCACCAATTAATACGGGTCAAATCACATTACCGTCGGTCGTCTGGGTTGTTAGTGCATTCCGAGGGCAATCCAACATTACTGCTGTTTTACTTTGTTCCTTTGGCATTTCTCTCCCTATTCAGTCACCAAGAACCTCGGTTTCTCATTCCTCTCATCTTGCCTTTAGTCCTGTTCAGCACGTCACAGAATAGAGCTGCGAAGTGGAAACacatcattattattttcaatgTTCTCGGGGCTTTGCTCTTTGGGTGCTTACACCAGGGAGGACTGATACCATGTTTGCTTCACTTGGAGCAACTCATGCATTCTCCGGAGTCCTCAAACCAGCCAAGCCACTACAGGCTACTCTTTGCTCACACCTACATGCCTCCCAGGTCTCTGCTTAATATCAAGAAGAGAGACACACATGTAGAAGTCATTGATATGGCTGGGTCTGAAGAAGAAACCCTCTGCCAAACAGTAGAGCAGCAAGTAAACAATTTTATCTGCAATGACTGTCATGTTTTTGTTATAATCCCTGGTACGGTCAGAGCCACAATCACAAAATGTGGTGTCTCGTTCAAGAACGAGACTTTGATATTTCCACACTTATCAATGGAAGACCCACCACAAATACCCTTCCTGTTCAGTGGAAATTGGAGAAGTCAGTTAGGACTGTACATCCTTCAGCTAGACAGGGACCAGCAGACCCTTTAG